The Apodemus sylvaticus chromosome 5, mApoSyl1.1, whole genome shotgun sequence genome has a segment encoding these proteins:
- the LOC127684396 gene encoding olfactory receptor 4C15-like — MLNQSYVTEFILLGLSENSKVEKILFVVFLLIYVATVGGNMIIIVTIICSPTLLGSPMYFFLIFLSLLDACTSSSVTPKMIVDFFYERKTISFECCMTQLFAFHFFAGMEVIVLSAMAYDRYVAICKPLHYTSIMTRTLCSFLVILSCAGGFLHSIIQIIFTLQLPFCGPNVIDHYLCDLFPLLKLACTDTHIFIMFVFANSGSICLIIFSILLISYGVILFSLRAHSSEGRHKALSTCASHITVVLLFFVSCLLIYARPTAFSSEKNALIFATIITPLLNPMVYTFRNKEMKNAMRKMRKRWIVVPGDY; from the coding sequence ATGCTAAACCAGAGCTATGTCACTGAATTCATTCTACTTGGACTTTCAGAGAACTCCAAAGTTGAGAAAATATTGTTTGTTGTATTTTTGCTGATCTATGTTGCAACTGTTGGTGGCAACATGATAATTATAGTGACCATCATCTGCAGCCCTACACTGCTGGGctctcccatgtacttcttcttGATATTCTTATCTTTACTGGATGCATGCACTTCTTCCAGTGTCACACCGAAGATGATTGTAGACTTCTTCTATGAGAGAAAGACCATCTCCTTTGAATGTTGCATGACACAACTCTTTGCTTTCCACTTCTTCGCTGGGATGGAGGTGATTGTCCTGTCtgccatggcctatgaccgctatgtggccatttgcAAGCCTCTTCACTACACTTCCATCATGACCCGGACACTCTGTAGCTTTTTGGTGATCTTGTCTTGTGCAGGAGGATTCTTACATTCTATCATACAAATTATCTTCACTTTGCAGCTGCCCTTCTGTGGACCCAATGTCATTGATCATTACCTGTGTGACTTGTTTCCATTACTGAAACTTGCCTGCACCgacacacacatattcatcatGTTTGTGTTTGCCAATAGTGGTTCTATCTGCCTCATAATCTTCTCAATTTTGCTCATCTCCTATGGTGTCATCTTGTTCTCTCTGAGAGCTCACAGTTCTGAAGGGCGACATAAAGCTCTCTCCACCTGTGCATCCCACATTAcagttgtgcttttgttttttgtgtcaTGTTTATTAATATATGCTCGACCTActgctttctcttctgaaaaaaatGCTCTTATATTTGCCACGATCATAACACCACTTCTGAATCCTATGGTGTACACTTTCAGGAATAAGGAAATGAAGAATGCTATGAGGAAAATGAGGAAGAGGTGGATAGTGGTTCCTGGTgactattaa